From one Parachlamydia acanthamoebae genomic stretch:
- a CDS encoding DUF2167 domain-containing protein codes for MIRILITYFLMFIPFYLVSAEVNIVSANIECETNQEELLGNNAIENLRALTTVYAGLTADEKEDFLSELGLTEEVFKSLGAWSRLDWKTKGKHPLPLSNSTISIPSGYALVTGRDAVAVYTIEGEPANECLEAFVCESDNFDNSVVFQNIKTGYISIDDWKEINPKELLEGIIQNTEEDNKERRKRGSAELHVIGWIQEPTLDQHTNTVYWAIEADSGDDENLVNSVAIRLGREGYEKITWITSRSSYVPFGGHLDTMLRAHSFDPGYRYNDFRTGDKLAGYGIATLVAATVGGKVVKAGGIAVLLKKFGGLLFAGIAAVFYKFKNLFRRNKDAS; via the coding sequence ATGATCAGGATTTTAATAACCTATTTTCTAATGTTTATCCCCTTCTATCTTGTATCTGCTGAAGTTAATATAGTTTCCGCGAATATCGAATGTGAGACTAATCAAGAAGAACTATTGGGAAATAATGCGATAGAAAATCTTCGAGCATTAACTACTGTTTATGCTGGGTTGACCGCGGATGAAAAAGAAGATTTTTTATCAGAGTTAGGACTAACAGAGGAAGTTTTTAAAAGTCTTGGGGCCTGGTCCAGACTAGACTGGAAAACCAAAGGAAAACACCCATTGCCGTTATCGAATTCAACAATATCAATTCCAAGTGGTTATGCTCTTGTTACTGGAAGAGATGCTGTCGCGGTTTATACAATTGAGGGAGAACCCGCTAATGAATGCTTAGAAGCATTCGTTTGTGAGAGTGATAATTTCGATAACTCCGTGGTCTTTCAAAACATTAAAACAGGTTATATTTCGATTGATGACTGGAAGGAAATAAATCCTAAAGAGCTTCTTGAAGGAATTATACAAAATACAGAAGAAGATAATAAAGAACGTAGAAAACGAGGATCGGCTGAATTACACGTTATAGGTTGGATTCAAGAGCCAACTTTAGACCAGCATACAAACACAGTTTATTGGGCGATTGAAGCTGATTCTGGAGATGATGAAAATCTTGTAAATTCGGTAGCAATTAGACTTGGGCGAGAAGGTTACGAAAAGATCACATGGATAACTTCTCGATCTTCTTATGTTCCTTTTGGTGGTCACTTAGATACGATGCTCCGCGCACATAGTTTTGATCCAGGATATCGTTATAATGATTTTAGAACTGGTGACAAGCTGGCAGGCTATGGTATTGCCACTTTAGTCGCTGCTACTGTCGGGGGAAAAGTGGTGAAAGCCGGAGGTATTGCGGTACTTCTCAAAAAATTTGGCGGTTTGCTTTTTGCAGGTATTGCTGCAGTTTTCTACAAATTTAAAAATCTTTTTAGACGAAATAAGGATGCTTCATGA
- a CDS encoding tyrosine-type recombinase/integrase — MCKLSDSTYLFVIVVLALSTGMRKGRNIKSKMEDIDFQRNLIIIQTTKNGAVRMALLVGLSYELLKNLDSNGKSNLVFPSIG, encoded by the coding sequence GTGTGTAAGCTAAGTGATTCGACTTATCTTTTTGTAATTGTCGTATTAGCTCTCTCTACAGGGATGCGAAAAGGGCGAAATATTAAATCTAAAATGGAAGATATCGATTTTCAAAGAAATTTAATTATTATTCAAACGACCAAAAATGGAGCGGTAAGGATGGCTCTTTTGGTAGGCTTGTCATACGAACTCTTAAAAAATCTCGATTCAAATGGGAAAAGTAATCTTGTTTTTCCATCAATAGGGTAA
- a CDS encoding phosphotransferase, with protein sequence MKFEEGLEECKDHLPESLLEVCRKHFDKDINLLALADGSCVIHRDFRPGNLIASNGKMPGIIDWSSGRGGVAEDDFCPLELGEWPAAYKTSFIEGYASIRKVPDYKQIMPLLRLNRAVAAVGFTVKRGTWKSKNSKLYQFNLRYLESLAAGKGV encoded by the coding sequence ATGAAATTCGAAGAAGGTCTTGAAGAATGCAAAGACCATCTTCCTGAAAGCCTGCTCGAAGTATGTAGAAAACACTTTGATAAAGACATCAATCTTCTTGCGTTGGCTGATGGTTCTTGTGTTATACACCGCGATTTTCGCCCGGGCAATCTCATCGCTTCTAATGGGAAAATGCCAGGGATTATCGACTGGTCCTCCGGTAGAGGAGGGGTCGCCGAAGATGATTTTTGTCCTTTGGAATTAGGTGAGTGGCCTGCAGCTTATAAAACCTCCTTCATAGAAGGATACGCATCTATCCGAAAAGTTCCTGATTATAAGCAGATAATGCCACTTTTACGCTTAAATAGAGCGGTTGCTGCAGTTGGCTTCACAGTCAAAAGAGGAACTTGGAAATCTAAAAATTCAAAGCTTTATCAATTTAATCTCCGCTATCTCGAATCTCTTGCAGCAGGAAAAGGAGTGTGA
- a CDS encoding CapA family protein, whose product MRIALMGGCNAWPLNQWVLKHSDPAYPWRNTLSILQNVDLRICNLECVLSDIGNPWSTTPNLIFSLKWSRIGR is encoded by the coding sequence ATGAGAATTGCATTAATGGGGGGATGTAATGCTTGGCCGCTTAATCAATGGGTGCTGAAGCATAGCGATCCAGCTTATCCGTGGAGAAATACTCTATCTATTTTACAAAATGTTGACTTACGCATTTGTAATTTGGAATGTGTCCTTTCTGATATTGGCAATCCTTGGTCTACTACCCCCAATCTGATCTTCTCATTGAAGTGGTCGCGAATAGGACGCTGA
- a CDS encoding dienelactone hydrolase family protein: MEKLVQIKHLHVVLEGMLKIPQSAQGIVLFAHGSGSSRLSPRNNFVADILNDAGLATLLIDLLSEQEDEIYQTRFDIDLLTERLNIVIQWLKKQSATQNLGLGIFGSSTGAAAALRSASEMGKEIKAVVSRGGRPDLAIDILDKVTAPTLFIVGGSDYGVIELNQKAYERLICLKKFEIIPHATHLFEEPGCLEEVARLAKEWFNEHLISKKRVG; encoded by the coding sequence ATGGAAAAATTGGTTCAGATAAAACATTTACATGTGGTTTTAGAAGGAATGCTTAAAATTCCACAATCTGCTCAAGGAATTGTGCTCTTTGCTCATGGAAGTGGTAGTAGCCGATTATCGCCACGGAATAATTTTGTAGCCGATATTTTAAATGATGCGGGATTGGCCACATTACTCATTGACCTACTTTCAGAACAAGAAGACGAAATTTATCAAACAAGATTTGACATCGATCTTTTGACTGAGCGATTAAATATTGTGATTCAATGGTTAAAAAAACAATCCGCTACACAAAATCTTGGCTTAGGAATTTTTGGATCCAGTACGGGAGCTGCAGCTGCACTGCGATCGGCTTCAGAAATGGGGAAGGAAATAAAGGCTGTTGTTTCGCGAGGTGGACGTCCGGATTTAGCTATAGATATATTAGACAAGGTAACTGCTCCGACTCTATTTATCGTAGGAGGAAGTGATTATGGCGTCATTGAATTAAATCAAAAAGCCTATGAACGATTAATTTGCTTAAAAAAATTCGAAATCATCCCGCATGCAACGCATCTTTTTGAAGAACCTGGTTGCCTAGAAGAGGTTGCAAGACTTGCTAAGGAATGGTTTAATGAGCATCTAATATCGAAAAAGCGTGTAGGCTAA
- a CDS encoding CapA family protein, with protein sequence MRIALMGDVMLGRLVNRVLKHRDPAYPWGNTLSILQNADLRICNLECVLSDIGNPWSTTPKVFHFRSDEKNIKTLQVANINIASIANNHVLDYEYEALQRMLNILDEQGILHTGSGKNLSEAAKAIFCQIKGQKIALIAFTDNEPDWAAQENKPGIFYVPTDIHDRRMQNLLRYIEDVRKEADFLIMSAHWGSNWGYYPPREHALIGHAMIDVGADLIFGHSGHVFRGIEIYKNRPIIYSAGDFIDDYAVDEIEKNDESFIFVLEKERDSSLRLYLYPICIDQFQANLASLNRQEAILSQMKNLCKDLGSDFKCFSNYGFIEIYNKQKK encoded by the coding sequence ATGAGAATTGCATTAATGGGGGATGTAATGCTAGGCCGCTTGGTCAATAGGGTGCTGAAGCATCGCGATCCAGCTTATCCGTGGGGAAATACTCTATCTATTTTACAAAATGCAGACTTACGCATTTGTAATTTGGAATGCGTTCTTTCTGATATTGGCAATCCTTGGTCTACTACCCCCAAAGTGTTTCATTTTCGCTCAGATGAAAAAAACATCAAAACGCTTCAAGTTGCTAACATCAATATTGCCTCTATCGCTAATAACCATGTCCTCGACTATGAATATGAAGCTTTGCAGCGCATGCTAAATATTCTAGATGAACAAGGAATTCTCCATACCGGGTCAGGGAAAAACTTATCAGAAGCAGCAAAAGCGATATTTTGTCAAATAAAGGGTCAAAAAATTGCTTTAATTGCATTTACTGATAATGAGCCTGACTGGGCTGCACAGGAAAATAAACCAGGCATCTTTTATGTGCCAACAGACATACATGATAGAAGAATGCAAAATCTTTTGAGGTATATTGAAGATGTGCGGAAAGAAGCGGATTTTTTAATTATGTCAGCACATTGGGGTTCTAATTGGGGATATTATCCACCTCGAGAGCATGCATTAATTGGACATGCAATGATAGACGTTGGCGCCGATCTTATTTTTGGTCACTCCGGTCATGTTTTTAGAGGGATTGAAATTTATAAAAACAGGCCCATCATTTATTCTGCGGGGGATTTTATCGATGATTATGCTGTAGATGAAATAGAAAAGAATGACGAGTCTTTTATTTTTGTCCTAGAAAAAGAGCGAGATTCCAGCTTAAGGCTTTATCTTTATCCGATTTGTATTGATCAATTCCAAGCCAATTTAGCTTCTCTTAACCGACAAGAAGCTATTTTGTCACAGATGAAAAATTTATGCAAAGATTTAGGGTCGGACTTCAAATGTTTTTCTAATTATGGTTTTATAGAAATATATAATAAGCAGAAGAAATAA
- a CDS encoding YidH family protein — protein MSHINEDQKSSRNSYAKDHMANERTFLAWIRTSIGIMAFGFVVEKFALFIKQIALLLGTSHSSTIPNASLFLQGYSSIFGVFLVALGVLICLLAFIKYKKVEKQIEDEAYRPSMLLDIMLTLSVLLIGIFLVIYLNNSI, from the coding sequence ATGAGTCATATAAATGAAGATCAAAAATCGAGCAGGAATTCCTATGCCAAAGATCATATGGCGAATGAGAGAACATTTCTAGCATGGATAAGGACAAGTATCGGTATCATGGCATTTGGTTTTGTTGTTGAAAAATTTGCTCTATTTATAAAGCAAATTGCCCTTTTGCTAGGAACTTCGCATTCCTCAACAATCCCAAATGCATCTCTTTTCCTTCAAGGATACTCTTCCATTTTTGGAGTTTTTCTCGTAGCTCTTGGTGTGCTGATATGCCTACTTGCATTTATCAAATATAAAAAGGTAGAGAAACAAATAGAGGATGAGGCATACAGGCCATCCATGTTGCTTGATATCATGCTTACATTATCTGTTTTGTTAATTGGAATTTTTCTCGTAATTTATTTGAATAATAGTATTTGA